In the genome of Hymenobacter cellulosivorans, one region contains:
- a CDS encoding DEAD/DEAH box helicase → MPSFADLGLAPSLLQALEELNFTVPTPVQEQVIPMALAAQDVVGQAPTGSGKTAAYGLSILHQVDVKLDAVQIIVLVPARELALQVRDALKKLGKYIPNLRVAAFYGGHAFRDETASLKQAPHIVVATPGRLLDHFERRTIIPNQLKVLILDEADKLLELGFQDELVEIIKRLPRRRQTLLFSATMSDKVLDLIRKNLTRPRVVNAGEDEGTLPENLTLRGHVGPIEKKPAALLHLLHQPETGRALIFCNTREKCAELARFLQGRGVAAEVLHGKMPQPERDKALMKLRNGSSQVVVATDVAARGLDVTALDTVIQYDAPDKADSFQHRAGRTARAGAEGVAHILTTPHEQKHVQKWPVAETIQWQDMHAPKLPPAAPKAPRPTSTTLHVSAGRRDKVSAHDLVGTFVAHGGLERDAVGHIEVFDHYSYVAVPREQAQEVANRVTGAKIKGRKIRVSVVE, encoded by the coding sequence ATGCCCTCTTTTGCCGACCTTGGCCTCGCGCCTTCCCTGTTACAAGCCCTGGAAGAACTGAATTTTACCGTTCCCACGCCTGTGCAGGAACAAGTTATTCCGATGGCGCTGGCCGCCCAGGACGTGGTGGGACAGGCACCGACCGGCTCGGGTAAAACCGCTGCCTACGGTTTGTCTATCCTGCATCAGGTGGATGTGAAGCTCGACGCGGTGCAGATTATCGTGCTGGTGCCGGCCCGGGAGCTGGCCCTGCAGGTGCGTGATGCCCTCAAAAAGCTCGGCAAATACATTCCCAACCTGCGGGTAGCGGCCTTCTACGGGGGCCACGCCTTCCGCGACGAAACCGCCTCGCTCAAGCAGGCGCCCCACATTGTGGTGGCCACGCCCGGTCGTTTGCTCGACCACTTCGAGCGCCGCACCATTATTCCCAACCAGCTCAAAGTCCTGATTCTGGACGAGGCCGACAAGCTGCTGGAACTGGGCTTTCAGGACGAGCTGGTCGAAATCATCAAGCGCCTGCCCCGCCGCCGCCAGACGTTGCTGTTCTCGGCCACGATGTCGGATAAGGTGCTGGACTTGATTCGCAAGAATCTGACCCGGCCCCGGGTGGTAAATGCCGGTGAAGACGAAGGCACGCTGCCCGAAAACCTGACCCTGCGCGGCCACGTGGGCCCCATCGAGAAGAAGCCGGCTGCCCTGTTGCACCTGCTGCACCAGCCCGAAACCGGCCGGGCCCTGATTTTCTGCAACACCCGCGAAAAGTGCGCCGAGCTGGCCCGCTTCCTGCAGGGCCGGGGCGTAGCAGCTGAAGTGCTGCACGGCAAGATGCCCCAGCCCGAGCGCGACAAGGCCCTGATGAAGCTGCGCAACGGCTCCAGCCAAGTGGTAGTAGCCACCGACGTAGCCGCCCGCGGCCTCGACGTTACGGCCCTCGATACGGTCATTCAGTACGATGCGCCCGACAAGGCCGACTCCTTCCAGCACCGGGCGGGTCGCACGGCCCGCGCCGGCGCCGAGGGCGTGGCCCACATCCTGACCACGCCCCACGAGCAGAAGCACGTGCAGAAGTGGCCGGTGGCCGAAACCATCCAGTGGCAGGACATGCACGCGCCCAAGCTGCCGCCCGCCGCGCCCAAGGCTCCTCGCCCCACCAGCACGACGCTGCACGTATCGGCCGGCCGCCGCGACAAAGTCAGTGCCCACGACCTGGTAGGTACCTTCGTCGCCCACGGTGGCCTGGAGCGCGACGCGGTAGGCCACATCGAGGTATTCGACCACTACAGCTACGTGGCCGTGCCCCGAGAGCAGGCCCAGGAAGTAGCCAACCGCGTGACGGGCGCCAAGATTAAGGGCCGGAAAATTCGGGTATCGGTCGTCGAATAA
- a CDS encoding carboxypeptidase-like regulatory domain-containing protein has translation MKGLFAWLLSWAFSFLSIPATLGQTLLAQGQVLEARTLTSVPFATISLVGTSLGTTADGQGKFELPLPSPLAPEAQLLISCLGYEPQRLAATAFSAGPQLVRLAVTTQTLQEVTIRPRLETTTTVGTRRSAKELTTDAYNAHNLISTAPAHEIAARLTMPQACTLQYFNFGVAFNTFRTIPVRLNLYRTRAGQPTPALPTYSVPVAVAQKRGWIQVDLRELNVELAAGEELVASLQWIRHDTVAVHRNSFVVASTPGRAQQYLTRNTAQEPWQQLQGTAPAFYLTAATSWQPAGARPRRQR, from the coding sequence ATGAAAGGCTTGTTTGCGTGGCTCCTGTCCTGGGCCTTTTCTTTTCTTTCGATTCCGGCAACTCTTGGGCAAACGCTCTTGGCGCAGGGCCAGGTGCTGGAGGCGCGGACGTTGACCAGTGTTCCTTTCGCCACCATCAGCCTGGTGGGCACCTCGCTCGGAACCACCGCCGACGGTCAGGGCAAATTTGAACTTCCGCTACCCTCGCCCCTGGCGCCGGAAGCTCAGCTCCTTATTTCGTGCCTGGGCTACGAGCCGCAGCGGCTGGCGGCCACAGCTTTTTCGGCCGGTCCGCAGCTCGTGCGACTTGCCGTCACGACCCAGACGCTGCAGGAGGTCACGATTCGGCCCCGCCTGGAAACGACCACTACGGTAGGAACCCGGCGAAGCGCCAAGGAGTTGACCACCGACGCCTACAACGCCCATAACCTGATCAGCACGGCGCCGGCCCACGAAATAGCGGCCCGGCTGACCATGCCCCAGGCCTGCACGCTGCAGTATTTTAACTTCGGGGTTGCCTTCAACACCTTTCGCACGATTCCGGTCCGGTTAAATCTGTACCGCACCCGCGCCGGACAGCCTACGCCGGCCCTGCCAACTTACAGCGTACCGGTAGCCGTAGCCCAAAAGCGCGGCTGGATACAGGTAGACCTGCGGGAGCTGAATGTAGAGCTGGCGGCGGGCGAAGAGCTGGTGGCTAGTCTGCAGTGGATCAGGCACGATACGGTAGCGGTACACCGCAACAGCTTTGTGGTGGCCTCCACACCCGGCCGGGCCCAGCAGTACCTGACCCGAAACACGGCCCAGGAGCCCTGGCAGCAGCTGCAAGGGACGGCGCCGGCTTTCTACCTGACCGCCGCCACCAGCTGGCAGCCAGCCGGCGCCAGGCCTCGCCGACAACGGTAA
- a CDS encoding M90 family metallopeptidase, which translates to MNYIIYLAVLAGIIFLFYRYATRDSRVKAAALAADFPEEWRQILATRVAFYLSLTVDEKKRFEREVQVFLAQTRITGLQTEVDDVTRVLVAASAIIPIFGFRDWEYGNLGEVLIVPDAWREARDPNRELAPLQGQLLGSVRNFQNQHYMHLSKASLEKGFQDGMDKQNVGIHEFAHMLDEADGVIDGVPKLALPPELLKPWAEVMEREIAAIREGKSEINSYGGTNEAEFFAVVTEYFFEKPEKLQENHPELYQLLSRALRQNPKKRFLRFSVDPREWLKTLRSKRKFGRNDPCPCGSGKKYKDCHLLQQEAQAA; encoded by the coding sequence ATGAATTACATCATTTACCTGGCCGTACTGGCCGGGATTATCTTCCTCTTTTACCGCTACGCAACCCGGGACAGCCGCGTGAAAGCCGCCGCCCTGGCCGCCGATTTTCCCGAGGAATGGCGACAGATTCTGGCTACCCGCGTGGCCTTTTACCTCTCGCTCACCGTCGATGAGAAGAAGCGCTTCGAGCGGGAAGTGCAGGTGTTTCTGGCCCAAACCCGCATTACGGGCCTGCAAACCGAGGTCGACGACGTGACGCGGGTGCTGGTGGCGGCTTCGGCCATCATTCCCATCTTCGGCTTCCGCGACTGGGAGTACGGCAACCTGGGTGAGGTGCTCATCGTGCCCGACGCCTGGCGGGAGGCCCGGGACCCAAACCGGGAGCTGGCCCCACTGCAAGGGCAGCTACTGGGCTCAGTCCGCAACTTCCAGAATCAGCACTACATGCACCTGTCGAAAGCCTCGCTGGAGAAAGGCTTTCAGGATGGCATGGACAAGCAGAACGTGGGCATTCACGAGTTTGCCCACATGCTCGACGAGGCCGACGGCGTTATCGACGGGGTGCCCAAGCTGGCCTTGCCGCCCGAGCTGCTCAAGCCCTGGGCCGAGGTGATGGAGCGCGAAATTGCAGCCATCCGGGAAGGCAAGTCGGAAATCAATTCCTACGGCGGCACCAACGAGGCCGAGTTCTTCGCCGTCGTGACGGAGTACTTCTTTGAAAAGCCCGAGAAGCTCCAGGAAAACCACCCCGAACTGTATCAGCTCCTAAGCCGGGCTTTGCGCCAAAACCCCAAGAAACGATTTCTGCGCTTCAGCGTCGACCCACGGGAATGGCTCAAGACCCTGCGCTCCAAGCGCAAATTCGGCCGCAACGACCCTTGCCCCTGCGGTAGCGGCAAGAAGTACAAGGACTGTCATTTGCTGCAACAGGAGGCACAAGCCGCCTAG
- a CDS encoding M2 family metallopeptidase: protein MKKPLISGLALATLGSALWACAPTAKTATAKTATATAPAADAAPAQSSTPPAPIDWGRQADEFLANYSAQYQQLYTQSAEAEWRSNTRIVAGDTTNSAATARANEAMAAFTGSSQNIADLRQLLEHKDQLTEIQVKQLQTALYNAANSPQTIADVVKRRIKAETQQTEKLYGFDYKYNGKSVTTNDLDELLRKEKDPKKRQAIWEASKAIGPTLKDGLLNLRGLRNQTVQALGYPDYFTYQASDYGMSREEMMQLVRKINEELRPLYRELHTYARYELAKKYGQKQVPDYLPASWLPNRWGQDWSAMVDVKGVNLDGTLAKKGAEWQVKQAERFYQSLGFQALPPVFWEKSSLYPLPKTATYKKNNHASAWHLDLNNDVRSLMSVEPNTEWYETTHHELGHIYYYLTYTNPEVPVLLRAGANRAYHEAMGSLMGLAATQKPFLVGLGLQDAKAKTDQTQTLLKEALNYVTFIPFSSGVMSEWENSFYADNLPADQLNAKWWELVKKYQGIVPPTTRGENFLDPATKTHINDDPAQYYDYALSYVILFQLHDHISKKILKQDPHATNYYGSKEVGTFLADIMRPGASKDWRQVLKEKTGEDLSARAMVDYFQPLMAYLKEQNKGRKYTM from the coding sequence ATGAAAAAACCTTTGATTTCGGGCCTGGCCCTGGCTACGCTGGGCTCGGCGCTCTGGGCCTGCGCACCTACGGCCAAGACGGCTACGGCCAAGACGGCTACGGCCACCGCCCCGGCTGCCGACGCGGCTCCTGCTCAGTCCTCTACCCCACCCGCCCCCATCGACTGGGGCCGGCAGGCCGATGAGTTTCTGGCCAACTACTCGGCTCAATACCAGCAGCTCTACACCCAGTCGGCGGAGGCGGAGTGGCGCTCCAACACCCGCATTGTAGCTGGCGACACGACCAACTCGGCCGCTACAGCCCGGGCTAACGAGGCCATGGCCGCCTTCACGGGCAGCAGCCAGAACATTGCCGATTTGCGCCAGCTGCTCGAGCACAAAGACCAGCTCACCGAAATCCAGGTCAAGCAGCTGCAAACGGCCCTCTATAACGCCGCCAACTCCCCCCAGACCATTGCCGACGTGGTAAAGCGCCGCATCAAGGCCGAAACCCAACAGACGGAAAAGCTCTACGGCTTTGACTATAAATACAACGGCAAGTCCGTCACGACCAACGACCTGGACGAGCTGCTGCGCAAGGAAAAAGACCCCAAAAAGCGCCAGGCCATCTGGGAAGCCAGCAAGGCCATTGGCCCCACCCTCAAGGACGGCCTGCTGAACCTGCGCGGGCTGCGCAACCAGACCGTGCAGGCCCTGGGCTACCCCGACTACTTCACCTACCAGGCCTCCGACTACGGCATGAGCCGGGAGGAAATGATGCAGCTGGTGCGCAAAATCAACGAGGAGCTGCGGCCTTTGTACCGCGAACTGCATACCTACGCCCGCTACGAGCTGGCCAAAAAGTACGGGCAGAAGCAAGTGCCCGACTACCTGCCCGCCTCCTGGCTGCCCAACCGTTGGGGCCAGGACTGGAGTGCCATGGTCGATGTGAAAGGTGTGAACCTGGACGGGACACTGGCTAAGAAAGGCGCCGAGTGGCAAGTGAAGCAGGCCGAGCGGTTTTACCAGAGCCTGGGCTTTCAGGCCCTGCCGCCGGTGTTCTGGGAGAAAAGCAGTCTGTATCCGCTACCTAAAACCGCGACCTACAAGAAGAATAACCACGCTTCGGCCTGGCACCTGGACCTCAACAACGACGTCCGGAGCCTGATGAGCGTGGAGCCCAATACCGAGTGGTACGAAACGACCCACCACGAGCTGGGCCACATCTACTACTACCTGACCTACACCAACCCCGAGGTGCCGGTGCTGCTGCGGGCCGGGGCCAACCGTGCCTACCACGAGGCCATGGGCAGCCTGATGGGCCTGGCCGCCACCCAGAAGCCCTTCCTGGTGGGCCTGGGCTTGCAGGATGCCAAGGCCAAAACCGACCAGACCCAAACGTTGCTTAAGGAAGCCCTGAACTACGTGACCTTCATTCCCTTCTCCTCGGGCGTGATGAGCGAGTGGGAAAACAGCTTCTACGCCGACAACCTGCCCGCCGACCAGCTCAACGCCAAGTGGTGGGAGCTGGTGAAAAAGTACCAGGGCATCGTGCCGCCCACCACGCGCGGGGAGAATTTCCTCGACCCGGCCACCAAAACCCACATCAACGACGACCCAGCCCAGTACTACGACTATGCCCTGAGCTACGTCATCCTGTTCCAGCTCCACGACCATATCAGCAAGAAAATCCTGAAGCAGGACCCGCACGCTACCAACTACTACGGCAGCAAGGAAGTGGGCACGTTCCTGGCCGACATCATGCGGCCCGGGGCCAGCAAGGACTGGCGGCAGGTGCTGAAGGAGAAAACCGGCGAAGACCTCTCGGCCCGCGCCATGGTGGATTACTTCCAGCCCCTGATGGCCTACCTTAAGGAGCAGAACAAGGGCCGCAAGTACACGATGTAG
- a CDS encoding alpha/beta hydrolase — protein sequence MNTKHLFCGFLLLLLATVASQATAQTKAAPLVIGETFTIASKILGETRRINVYLPAGYAETPTLRLPVLYMPDGGLAEDFLHVAGLVQVGVGNNTMRPFILVGIENTQRRRDLTGPTTVAEDKKIAPKVGESVAFRKFIRQELMPQVQHRYRTTPEKAIVGESLAGLFVVETLLLEPDLFDHYLAFDPSLWWNNEQLVSQAAATIKAYKGPAKTLFMTSSDEPVIAAASARLAKILQDTPNPALTWHYESMPTETHGTIYHPSALRGFRYVFKPAPESATK from the coding sequence ATGAATACCAAGCATCTTTTCTGCGGTTTCTTATTACTCCTGCTGGCCACTGTTGCCTCCCAGGCCACGGCCCAAACCAAAGCTGCCCCCCTGGTCATCGGTGAAACCTTCACCATTGCTTCCAAAATCCTGGGTGAAACGCGGCGCATCAACGTGTACCTGCCCGCCGGCTACGCCGAAACCCCGACGCTCCGGCTGCCGGTGCTCTACATGCCCGACGGTGGCCTAGCCGAAGACTTTCTGCACGTGGCGGGTTTGGTGCAGGTAGGGGTCGGCAACAACACCATGCGGCCCTTTATCCTGGTCGGCATCGAAAACACCCAGCGTCGCCGCGACCTGACCGGCCCCACGACGGTGGCCGAGGATAAGAAGATTGCGCCCAAAGTGGGCGAGTCGGTGGCGTTTCGCAAGTTTATCCGCCAGGAACTGATGCCCCAGGTGCAGCACCGCTACCGCACCACCCCGGAAAAAGCCATTGTCGGCGAGTCTCTGGCGGGCCTGTTTGTGGTCGAAACCCTGCTGCTGGAGCCCGACCTGTTCGACCATTACTTGGCCTTCGACCCCAGCTTGTGGTGGAACAACGAGCAGCTCGTTAGCCAAGCCGCCGCAACCATCAAGGCTTACAAGGGCCCGGCTAAAACCCTGTTCATGACTTCGAGCGACGAGCCGGTTATTGCCGCCGCCTCGGCCCGCCTGGCCAAGATTCTGCAGGACACGCCCAACCCCGCCCTTACCTGGCACTACGAGTCGATGCCTACTGAAACCCACGGCACCATTTACCACCCCTCGGCGCTGCGGGGCTTCCGGTACGTATTTAAGCCTGCCCCAGAAAGCGCGACGAAGTAG
- a CDS encoding pirin family protein, whose translation MLKYIPATDRHHAAPVSWLSSYFLFSFADYYDPNNVQFGPLRVFNDDSIAPNSGFPQHPHSEMEIVTIVLDGEVTHEDTMGNKTTIPKGEVQRMTAGTGLAHSEFNHSDKPLHIYQLWFVPNQKGLAPSYEQKDLDLLDSKNELMPLVSGQKVLEDVVYMNSNSTIYWSNLKEGKEIEFKTFPIRNTFIYVKEGTIYVNGTELGPNDQARMTDEHVVQIRATKDSQFILIDLPAAEANF comes from the coding sequence ATGCTGAAGTATATTCCCGCCACCGACCGCCACCACGCTGCGCCCGTGAGCTGGCTGAGCAGCTACTTCCTGTTTTCCTTCGCCGACTATTACGACCCCAACAACGTGCAGTTTGGGCCGCTACGGGTGTTCAACGACGACAGCATTGCGCCCAATTCGGGCTTCCCGCAGCATCCGCATTCCGAAATGGAAATCGTGACTATCGTGCTGGATGGGGAAGTGACCCACGAAGACACGATGGGCAACAAAACGACTATTCCCAAGGGCGAGGTGCAGCGCATGACAGCTGGCACCGGCCTGGCCCACTCCGAGTTCAACCACTCCGATAAGCCCCTGCACATCTACCAGCTGTGGTTTGTACCCAATCAGAAAGGGCTGGCGCCCAGCTACGAGCAGAAAGACCTCGATTTGCTTGATAGCAAAAACGAACTGATGCCGCTCGTGTCGGGGCAGAAAGTGCTGGAAGACGTGGTGTATATGAACTCTAACAGCACGATCTACTGGTCGAATCTGAAAGAAGGCAAGGAAATCGAGTTCAAGACCTTCCCGATTCGCAACACCTTTATCTACGTCAAAGAGGGCACAATTTACGTGAACGGCACCGAGCTGGGCCCCAACGACCAGGCCCGCATGACCGACGAGCACGTCGTCCAGATTCGGGCCACCAAGGATTCGCAGTTTATCCTGATTGATTTGCCCGCCGCCGAGGCCAACTTCTAG
- a CDS encoding LexA family transcriptional regulator: MINTNLKFWRRELALTQAQMAEKLGIKRSLVGAYEEGRAEPKLSTLVNMARLFGISLDSLVTTDFTKKSAQKAALRQLEPASTSPEPPTPRPANGLRILALTVDKEQNENIELVPLKASAGYLNGYADPEFIEELPKFRLPMLSTGGTYRAFEIAGDSMLPIASGTVIVGKYVEDWMTIKDGTPCVVVSNKEGIVFKRIFNKLKDGATLSLHSDNPVYSPYEIGVEDVVEIWEAKSYISSTFPIADLSLSRLASIVLDLQQQMSTLKKA, from the coding sequence ATGATAAATACTAACCTGAAATTCTGGCGGCGCGAACTGGCCCTGACTCAGGCTCAGATGGCCGAAAAACTAGGTATCAAACGCTCACTAGTAGGTGCTTACGAGGAGGGCCGCGCCGAGCCCAAGCTCAGCACCCTGGTGAATATGGCCCGCCTTTTCGGCATCAGCCTCGATTCCCTGGTCACGACTGACTTCACCAAGAAGAGCGCCCAGAAGGCCGCTTTGCGCCAGCTAGAGCCCGCTTCCACCTCGCCCGAGCCGCCCACGCCGCGCCCGGCCAACGGCCTGCGCATCCTGGCCCTGACCGTCGATAAAGAGCAAAACGAGAACATCGAGCTCGTGCCGCTTAAAGCCAGTGCCGGCTACCTCAATGGCTACGCCGACCCCGAATTTATTGAGGAGCTGCCCAAGTTCCGCCTGCCCATGCTCAGCACCGGTGGCACGTATCGAGCCTTCGAAATTGCCGGCGACTCGATGCTGCCCATTGCTTCGGGTACCGTCATCGTAGGCAAATACGTGGAGGATTGGATGACTATCAAGGACGGCACGCCCTGCGTGGTGGTCAGCAACAAGGAAGGCATCGTTTTCAAGCGGATCTTCAACAAGCTCAAGGACGGCGCCACGCTTTCCCTGCACTCCGACAACCCTGTGTACTCGCCCTACGAAATCGGGGTGGAGGACGTGGTGGAAATCTGGGAAGCCAAGTCTTACATCAGCAGCACGTTCCCCATTGCGGACCTGTCGCTCTCGCGCCTGGCCAGCATCGTGCTGGACCTGCAACAGCAGATGAGCACGCTCAAAAAGGCTTAG
- a CDS encoding DUF2306 domain-containing protein: protein MSFPSLLQWLAGAAVAAFTILMGTKVWPYLSFEPGIHFLTTKSEATNSSGLFRLGFYVHITSSLWVLATGLAQFFPRLFRGRAALHHRLGKLYVVSVLALAAPSGLILAGFANGGLVAKVGFSLQCVVWWLSTWQAYRLARQRRWEPHTEWMIRSFAVTLAAMSLRTESYVLYYVFGTKPIETYLTVTWLSWTGNLVLAEVLIQLGAARRLLRQARFTPARETAVVAQ from the coding sequence TTGTCTTTTCCGAGCCTGCTGCAGTGGCTGGCGGGTGCGGCCGTTGCCGCCTTTACCATTCTGATGGGCACCAAAGTGTGGCCCTACCTGTCATTCGAGCCCGGTATACATTTTCTGACTACCAAGTCAGAAGCGACGAATAGCAGTGGGCTGTTTCGGTTGGGTTTCTACGTGCACATCACTAGCAGCCTGTGGGTACTGGCGACCGGGCTGGCCCAGTTTTTTCCGCGCCTGTTCCGAGGCCGGGCGGCGCTGCACCACCGCCTGGGTAAGCTCTACGTCGTGTCTGTTCTGGCCCTGGCCGCACCCTCGGGGCTGATTCTGGCCGGCTTTGCCAACGGTGGGCTGGTGGCCAAAGTGGGCTTTTCCCTGCAGTGCGTGGTATGGTGGCTCAGCACCTGGCAGGCCTACCGCCTGGCCCGGCAGCGCCGCTGGGAACCCCACACCGAGTGGATGATCCGCAGCTTTGCCGTCACGCTGGCGGCCATGAGTCTGCGCACCGAAAGCTACGTGCTCTACTACGTGTTCGGCACCAAGCCTATCGAAACCTACCTGACCGTGACCTGGCTTTCCTGGACTGGCAATCTGGTGCTGGCCGAGGTGCTCATTCAGCTGGGCGCGGCCCGGCGCCTGCTGCGGCAGGCGCGCTTTACCCCGGCCCGGGAAACGGCGGTAGTTGCCCAGTAA
- the recQ gene encoding DNA helicase RecQ produces MLFAPEPLAPTLASARRVLKQYYGYDTFRPMQESIISNIMSGKDTVVLMPTGGGKSVCFQVPAVVQEGVCVVVSPLIALMKDQVEALKANGIPAEYINSSVGQSEQTSIASDCLNGYLKLLYVSPEKLVSPGFIQFLQRLRISMFAIDEAHCISSWGHDFRPEYTQLRVLREQFPRVPIIALTATADRLTQRDIQQQLRMHEPQVFLSSFDRPNLNLIVRPGQNRVGSIVEFVTGRPSEAGIVYCLSRKQCETLAQKLKEKGVRAGHYHAGMTPNQRGAVQEAFLRDDLQVIVATIAFGMGIDKSNVRWVIHYNLPKNIEGYYQEIGRAGRDGAPSTAVLFYSYADVMSLRDMLTKDADPRLAQLSLTKLERMQQFAEAASCRRKILLNYFGETLATDCGNCDICRNPPTTFDGTELAQKALSAVVRMREKAPIGLLIDVLRGMRNQAILQGGYEQIKTYGAGRDLPYLDWYSYIHQMLNDGLLYIAYEEGYALKITDLGKQVLQGQRQLPMKKFQPAEKAEKQPRGKKAASAAATPTDATTQLFERLRQLRKRIADEQNVPPYVIFTDTTLQEMAAERPMSRTAMLAIGGVGMKKFENYGEVFIKAILEHGGAPNPADTEDNDEDEDLPSTRKPRRPREAGDTHENTLQLHRAGLSVEAIAERRSLSPSTIRAHIETLYAKGQPIRLEEFLSMDEFAKIQTAIGQLGGDPPLRDLFDHLREQYDYFKLRLAVMYQKRLRGNK; encoded by the coding sequence ATGTTATTTGCCCCCGAACCCCTCGCGCCCACGCTGGCTTCTGCCCGGCGCGTCCTGAAGCAGTATTATGGTTACGATACGTTCCGGCCTATGCAGGAAAGTATCATTTCCAACATCATGAGCGGCAAGGATACCGTGGTGCTCATGCCCACCGGGGGCGGCAAATCGGTGTGCTTCCAGGTGCCGGCCGTGGTGCAGGAAGGCGTCTGCGTGGTCGTCTCGCCACTGATTGCGCTGATGAAGGACCAGGTCGAAGCCCTGAAAGCCAACGGTATACCGGCCGAATACATCAACAGCAGCGTGGGCCAGAGCGAGCAAACCAGCATTGCCTCCGACTGCCTCAACGGCTACCTCAAGCTGCTCTACGTAAGCCCCGAGAAGCTGGTCTCCCCGGGCTTTATCCAGTTTCTGCAGCGCCTGCGCATCAGCATGTTTGCCATCGACGAGGCCCACTGCATCTCGTCCTGGGGGCACGACTTCCGCCCCGAGTACACCCAGCTGCGGGTCTTGCGGGAGCAGTTTCCGCGGGTGCCCATCATTGCCCTCACCGCCACCGCCGACCGCCTCACCCAGCGCGACATCCAGCAGCAGCTGCGCATGCACGAGCCCCAGGTGTTTTTGTCGAGCTTCGACCGGCCCAACCTCAACCTGATTGTGCGGCCCGGCCAAAACCGGGTGGGCAGCATCGTGGAGTTTGTCACGGGCCGACCTTCGGAAGCGGGCATCGTGTACTGCCTCTCGCGCAAGCAGTGCGAAACGTTGGCCCAGAAGCTCAAGGAGAAAGGCGTGCGCGCCGGCCATTACCACGCCGGCATGACGCCCAACCAGCGCGGGGCCGTGCAGGAAGCCTTTCTGCGCGACGATTTGCAGGTCATCGTGGCTACCATTGCCTTCGGCATGGGCATCGATAAAAGCAACGTGCGCTGGGTAATCCACTACAACCTGCCCAAGAACATCGAAGGCTACTACCAGGAAATCGGGCGGGCCGGGCGCGACGGAGCCCCGTCCACGGCGGTGCTCTTCTACAGCTACGCCGACGTGATGAGCCTGCGCGACATGCTCACCAAGGACGCCGACCCGCGCCTGGCCCAACTCAGCCTGACCAAGCTGGAGCGCATGCAGCAGTTTGCCGAAGCCGCCAGCTGCCGGCGCAAAATTCTGCTCAACTACTTCGGTGAAACCCTGGCTACCGACTGCGGCAACTGTGACATCTGCCGCAACCCGCCCACAACGTTTGACGGCACCGAACTAGCTCAGAAAGCCTTGTCGGCGGTGGTGCGTATGCGCGAAAAAGCCCCCATCGGCCTACTCATCGACGTGCTGCGGGGCATGCGCAACCAGGCCATCCTGCAGGGCGGCTACGAGCAGATCAAAACCTACGGCGCGGGCCGCGACCTGCCGTATCTGGACTGGTACAGCTACATCCACCAGATGCTCAACGACGGCCTGCTCTACATTGCCTACGAGGAAGGCTACGCGCTGAAAATCACCGACCTGGGCAAGCAGGTGCTGCAGGGCCAGCGCCAGCTGCCGATGAAGAAGTTTCAGCCCGCCGAAAAAGCCGAAAAGCAGCCCCGGGGCAAGAAAGCTGCCAGCGCCGCCGCTACGCCTACCGATGCCACGACCCAGCTCTTCGAGCGGCTGCGGCAGCTGCGCAAGCGCATTGCCGACGAGCAGAACGTGCCCCCGTACGTCATCTTCACCGATACTACGCTCCAGGAAATGGCGGCCGAGCGGCCCATGTCGCGTACGGCCATGCTGGCCATTGGCGGCGTAGGCATGAAAAAGTTCGAGAACTACGGCGAGGTCTTTATCAAAGCCATTCTGGAGCACGGCGGCGCACCCAACCCCGCCGATACGGAGGACAACGATGAAGACGAGGACCTGCCCAGCACCCGCAAGCCTCGCCGCCCCCGCGAGGCCGGCGACACCCACGAAAACACCCTGCAGCTGCACCGCGCCGGCCTGAGCGTAGAAGCCATTGCCGAGCGCCGCAGCCTGAGCCCCAGCACCATCCGGGCCCATATCGAAACGCTCTATGCCAAGGGCCAGCCCATCCGCCTGGAGGAGTTTCTGAGCATGGACGAATTCGCCAAGATCCAGACCGCCATCGGGCAGCTCGGCGGCGACCCGCCCCTGCGCGACCTGTTCGACCACCTGCGCGAACAGTATGACTACTTTAAGCTTCGCCTGGCCGTGATGTACCAAAAGCGCCTGCGGGGAAACAAGTGA